The Cryptococcus decagattii chromosome 1, complete sequence genome includes a region encoding these proteins:
- a CDS encoding small nuclear ribonucleoprotein F produces the protein MAAVAPVNPKPFLQDLTGKVVYVRLKWGLEYRGYLVSTDGYMNLQLANTEEIENGKSNGALGEVLIRCNNVLYIREAKGKAGGMDQD, from the exons ATGGCCGCCGTCGCA CCCGTCAACCCAAAGCCCTTCCTCCAAGATCTCACAGGCAAGGTCGTCTATGTTCGATTAAAGTGGGGTCTCGAGTACAGGGGTTATCTCGTATCCACAGATGGCTATATGAACTTGCAA CTTGCTAACACTGAAGAAATTGAGAACGGCAAGTCAAATGGTGCTTTGGGAGAAGTCCTTATCCGCTGCAACAACGTTCTGTACATAAG AGAGGccaaaggcaaggcaggcgGGATGGATCAAGATTAG